In one Drosophila pseudoobscura strain MV-25-SWS-2005 chromosome X, UCI_Dpse_MV25, whole genome shotgun sequence genomic region, the following are encoded:
- the LOC4812788 gene encoding uncharacterized protein: MLRPQKIADLSHYDLFNILDFVKKNCDPIDEAAPFNAEHYRDLYYFAATCKRHRLILRDWSRSMYNLLQIELLQMKLYKHMTVKFNELHSLLKGASKVRTDWYIDTIVTAMRRNENLESIELRYAPKKYLENHEEIFQKICKVIQEEKLTASPKLKKFIVNIAECEFVGLGRFHNISKLCLTARFAMFDLVEFCKNNQSLSSLELNSYLYSDYGKLTYIVEHCPKLKELKFVLNNNGLIRDEEYVKLANLDKLQQLEVRKPLAPDTEIEEESDRKRQRMDTRYEALIIPQGPKKANVPVRTLLKAIADRKRQILSRLILQFEIDDDLAQTIEKIKNLRFLECGISDPRSIRHLAKLKNLTKLSLLNKGHLISADVMNLVSRHIPVSSFDTQISFSTRGTLSLISNDPSLFRDVNCAHLLNVKNLKCLFITSNMFTTMNHILPTLLENGIEIKSEEISISFDLKSQNLKIFDHFHSPTKKLLLPIVENLRSFELISNGECWLPLLKSLATHYSTTLQEVCIDSILECSISEFLKEKDVFVLAQITSLRRVFCVLERLKYIQPLAQLMELESLVVWSEHSPREVEFARWMLPVLEKCPKLGYFEITLKDLPLPKKFFMHLENALCKSRIGIPHKLNFCLASIVPCNLTKKQMRQIENMKYSSVQTKILEEINMDLTS, translated from the exons ATGCTGAGACCACAGAAAATAGCGGATCTCAGTCACTACGACTTGTTTAACATACTTGACTTTGTAAAGAAAAATTGTGATCCGATCGACGAGGCAGCACCATTCAATGCTGAGCATTACAGAGACCTCTACTATTTTGCGGCCACTTGCAAGAGACATCGGCTCATCTTAAGGGACTGGTCGCGCTCTATGTACAATTTGCTTCAAATCGAGCTGCTGCAAATGAAGCTTTATAAGCATATGACCGTCAAGTTCAATGAACTTCACAGCCTACTGAAAGGTGCCTCCAAGGTAAGGACGGATTGGTACATCGATACAATTGTTACGGCCATGCGGAGAAATGAAAATCTTGAAAGCATTGAATTGAGATACGCACCAAAAAAATACCTCGAGAATCACGAGgaaatttttcaaaaaatatgtaaagtGATTCAAGAGGAGAAACTGACAGCCAGTCccaaattgaaaaagtttatTGTGAACATAGCAG AGTGTGAGTTTGTCGGTCTGGGTCGGTTTCACAATATTTCAAAGCTTTGTCTCACTGCCAGATTTGCTATGTTCGATCTTGTCGAGTTCTGTAAGAACAACCAGTCGTTGTCGAGCCTGGAACTGAACTCTTATCTCTACTCAGACTATGGAAAACTGACGTATATAGTTGAGCACTGCCCGAAATTAAAAGAGTTAAAATTCGTACTGAACAATAATGGACTGATAAGAGATGAGGAATATGTGAAGTTGGCCAATCTGGACAAGCTGCAGCAATTGGAAGTCAGGAAACCATTGGCACCAGACACGGAAATCGAAGAGGAATCCGACAGGAAACGACAAAGAATGGATACTAGATACGAGGCACTGATCATCCCACAGGGACCAAAGAAAGCAAACGTTCCCGTTAGGACCCTACTCAAAGCCATCGCTGACAGGAAAAGGCAAATACTGTCGCGATTGATCTTGCAATTCGAAATAGATGATGATTTGGCCCAAACTATCGAAAAAATCAAGAACCTAAGATTCCTAGAATGCGGAATCTCCGATCCACGAAGTATTCGACATTTGGCAAAGCTCAAAAATCTCACCAAATTGAGTCTGCTGAACAAGGGGCACCTGATTTCCGCAGATGTCATGAATCTAGTTTCCAGACATATACCTGTCTCGAGTTTCGATACGCAAATTTCGTTCAGCACGCGCGGAACTCTTTCCCTAATTTCAAATGATCCAAGCCTTTTCCGGGACGTAAACTGTGCACATCTATTGAATGTTAAAAATTTAAAGTGTCTTTTTATTACCTCGAACATGTTCACAACGATGAATCATATTTTGCCAACTCTTTTGGAAAATGGCATAGAGATCAAAAGCGAAGAGATTTCTATATCCTTCGATCTTAAGTCGCAAAATCTTAAAATATTTGACCATTTTCATTCTCCTACTAAGAAGTTATTACTTCCAATAGTTGAGAATCTTCGATCATTTGAACTTATATCCAATGGAGAGTGCTGGCTACCACTGCTGAAGAGCCTGGCAACACATTACTCGACGACATTGCAGGAGGTTTGCATTGATAGCATACTTGAATGTTCCATAAGCGAATTCCTCAAAGAAAAAGACGTCTTTGTCCTGGCTCAAATAACCTCCCTCCGAAGGGTTTTCTGTGTGTTAGAAAGACTGAAATACATTCAGCCATTGGCCCAGCTGATGGAGCTGGAGAGTTTAGTAGTTTGGTCAGAGCATAGTCCAAGGGAAGTCGAATTCGCAAGGTGGATGTTACCGGTTCTGGAAAAGTGCCCCAAGCTGGGCTATTTTGAGATTACTCTGAAGGACCTGCCTCTGCCGAAGAAGTTCTTTATGCACCTTGAGAATGCACTATGCAAAAGCAGGATCGGTATCCCACATAAGTTGAACTTCTGCCTGGCCTCGATAGTCCCTTGCAACTTAACCAAAAAGCAG ATGCGGCAGattgaaaatatgaaatactCGTCTGTGCAGACAAAAATTTTAGAGGAAATAAACATGGACCTAACTTCGTAA